The following DNA comes from Thermococcus sp..
GCGCAATTATTATCAATGGCAGAGATCCCATCGTTGTTAAGCTTATTGCCAAGAATGACCAGCCGAGGATGTATTCCCATGGTTTAATTGGGGTGAGAAGGAGTTCTTCTAGTTGTCCAATCTTCATGTGCTCTCTGAGTGCAAAAATTGATGTCCATACCGCTTCAATGTAGTTCCAGTATGCGATTCCAAGGATATAGTACTCGAAAAATCTCTGAGTCCCAACGACATGTGAGAAATCTAGGAAACCAATTTTGTTCCCATACCAAACGGCAATAACAACAGGAAGAACTCCAAGAATTGGCATCAGTACATTACCATACCAGTCTATACTGTAGCGTTTTGCAGTTAGTAGAGATGCCTTTGCCAGGTATAAGAATCTCACCAAGCCTCCCACCCCCCAACAACCCTTAAATTATTTTCGGCCCTTCTGAGCAGACAGACACCTATAGAAAAGTATAGCAATGTTACGATTGTCAACATAATCAGATCGGGGGCAACATCAAGAAGAGTTTTTCCTGTTAGAATACCCCTACCAATTCTTATTGTGTATGTTAGGGGAATAATGTAAGCCACACTCTTTATCATTTGAGGGTAGGAATTAATGTTAGCAGTAACGCCGGAGGCAATTCCCAAGAGTTCCTGAGTTATAAAATTTATTCCCGCAATTCTTCTGAATCGTAGCACTAAAGCTCCCCAGAGGATAGAAAATGCAAACATATACAGCCCTGAGAGTAAGTAGAGGGAGAACATCTGAAATGAGGTTGCCTGTGATATTCCTAGAACCCAGAAGATTAGCATGGTTATCCCTGTTATGTATATACATTCCACAAGAATCCACAGTCCTTTTCCAATCAAAAAATCCAGCAGTGAGATCGGGGCGAGAGCGATACTTATTAAAGTTCCCTCCTCTCTCTCCTCTTCGAATGATTCTTGAACTCCAAAAAAATATTGATTGAGCCAGTACCACATGAGAGAACCGACCAAAACTGCTTCTCCAAAGTTTGGAGAGAACATTCTGGCAGTTAGAACCCAGGGGGCCAGCATGAAGAATGGAGTTAGTGCAAAGTTAAGCCACACTACCCGGTATCTAAGTTGTATTTTGCATTCCTTCTTAGCGATTGTTATTATTCCATTCAGGTTGACCATCTAAAGAACCCTCCTTAAAATAGAATACAGGTCATCTCTCTCAATTTGAATATTTTTGGCCCCCATCTTTGCTAGCTCTATTAGTGTTTCATCAAGCTCATTTTCGGGCACTATTTTCTCAATTTCTTCTCCGTCAACAATAGCTCTTATTTTTATGCTCTTATCCAGTTTGAGCCTTGAAAGTTTATCATCAAGTACTATCATACCACTTTTCATAACAATTAATCTGACCCTTTGAGGTAAGTCATGAAGGGTATGACTGACCATTACAATGGTTGTTCCTTTTTGGTTTAGCTCCTCCAGAAAGTTTATTATTTCTAGATAGGACTTGGGATCGAGACCGTTAAGTATCTCATCAAGAAACAGAATTTTGGGACTGTGGATTGTGGCTTTAGCCAAAAGTAATTTCCTCCGCATTCCACTTGAGTACTCCTCCACAAGCTTATCCTTTGCTTTTGCCAAATCAAGCTTCTCCAGAATC
Coding sequences within:
- a CDS encoding ABC transporter ATP-binding protein, which translates into the protein MNAEVIQLTNVSKSFGNTKVLKKINLRISKGEFVVIAGENGSGKTTLLKLMTGLLLPDEGEIRVLGFDVSRDWKKLSKHIGVALANERSLYWKLTGMENLEVFAGLYGVKKGKRKALEILEKLDLAKAKDKLVEEYSSGMRRKLLLAKATIHSPKILFLDEILNGLDPKSYLEIINFLEELNQKGTTIVMVSHTLHDLPQRVRLIVMKSGMIVLDDKLSRLKLDKSIKIRAIVDGEEIEKIVPENELDETLIELAKMGAKNIQIERDDLYSILRRVL
- a CDS encoding ABC transporter permease, whose product is MVNLNGIITIAKKECKIQLRYRVVWLNFALTPFFMLAPWVLTARMFSPNFGEAVLVGSLMWYWLNQYFFGVQESFEEEREEGTLISIALAPISLLDFLIGKGLWILVECIYITGITMLIFWVLGISQATSFQMFSLYLLSGLYMFAFSILWGALVLRFRRIAGINFITQELLGIASGVTANINSYPQMIKSVAYIIPLTYTIRIGRGILTGKTLLDVAPDLIMLTIVTLLYFSIGVCLLRRAENNLRVVGGWEAW